In Gossypium hirsutum isolate 1008001.06 chromosome A10, Gossypium_hirsutum_v2.1, whole genome shotgun sequence, the DNA window GATAAGGTAAGTGGTTACGACGTAACATTTTAAAcctaagtgactaaaatgtaacctaaaggaaacaaaagtgattattttggtagtttacccttaatttaattgataaataacatataaaatcttatgtggcataattcaaaataaagaaaagtaaaaaaaaaatcaaatcttattGTGTAATTAGAAAAGAATGAGAGTGTATAATAAAACTTgaagtttcaaaaattttaaaaccgagatttttataatataatttttttaatgattaaattaaggaTTTCAGTAAGGAAATGACTTAATTAATGCAATATTGATAGTTTTGGGATGTGATTAGAATGCTTTaaaatttggggatcaatttagAATGAGGGTCACAGTTTAGGGATGTATGtgcaattaattcaaaattttatatattgaaGGGTCAATTGTACTAGTAGTCTCTAAACTATGACTTGTTTCTAAACTGGTCAATATACttcaaaaacaatttaattaagttcactaaaaaatagttaaaagatGTTTGATGCAATTAATTTTATCAACCTAGTCATCAACTCGAGCCTTAAATGTTAGTCTCAAAGTTCTATAATATCGTGTCTTAACAGAATCCAAATTCAAGGTGTTAACGGAGACCAATGTGGACTAAAACATGTTCAAcgaccaaattgaaaataattaaaattttggggcaaaaattaaccaatgctaatattaatataaaaatgaaatttgaaagtGATGCATTGACAAACATATACAAAAGTGTACTCACAAAATCATTTAATGGCTTTGATTTTGGTGAAAACAATAATTgtactttataaaaaataaaaaaataaaaggaccaATAAAATGAGGGCATTTGTGTTGATATTGACTTGAAAAAGGGGCTGTAAATAAAGTGTTGAAATGTGAGCATGTGCATGATCTCAGTGTCTTAGATTCACAATTTACGTGATGATTTGGGTCCCATCTGTTCTACACTTTtctaattttgcccctaaaatatCGAAAATATTTATGTGTGTAATTAATGTGTACCTAAAGTATGCCCAATTTCCCAATTCATTGCATTTTTAATGGAGTCTTTAAATAAACCATGCCATGTGGAATTTGGATACattaatatcatgcatgtatgaTGTTATCTCCATATTACATTTCTTTGGGTccgtaatttatattattaggaGGGATAATCATAAACCGTAAAAAGAAAACATCTTTATAAATTGTAAATTGAACATAAATAATATCTTGGTCATACTTAAAAAAGtataatgtttacatattttatcaatttaatcattactctcttttttagttaaattagatAACGTGTGTTCCATCTTGACATCACACTATTTATATTATATGCcatgtcaataaataatttaaaaaccagaaataaaaaaaatccaaaaagaatTAACATGAAGTACACATGTATTACCATGCAAGCTGATgcgtttaaaattttaatgttttggttCGTGTTGtcgttaaaaaaataacaaattggcTCTTTTAAAAAGGTCGATGGTTAaaattgactctttttaaaatgtTGATGGTCAAAATGGACTCTTCGTAAAAGATTAAGggtaaaaattaactaaatatatataaatattaagagctaaatttattattatacctaaaaaataacgaaaaaataaaaatataattttggattaaaaataataataattaaatttatttaaagattGAATTATATGACTGAATTTACTAcgaaaaatattaagaaaaaaatctaaaatctaaataatttatttatttttaaaaatggttCGGACGtcactttcttttatttattgtaTTCCTAATTTCTACAATTAATTAGGGACGTTTAGTTGTCTTAATCCTTGATTAatagttttcaattttttattcaaagaAAATTGTAATTTATTAAAAGAAAGTGATATCTGaaccattaaataaaaaattattcataaattggTTTGATGGTTTGGGTgattatataaaaatcaattatatatatattttttaaattttatttaaagcaaaatattttttttcaattaccaaatatatttaatatttatttggttGGTTGGTTTAATAGTCGAATTCAACTcctattaattgaattaattatgtttCTTAGAATGGGAacatcaaattttgattaattcgagtaaatcaattaatttttgttaacaataactaaattttcttgaaatttctttcaTTAATAgaacttttttataattaattaattaaacaaaattaattttttatccattaattcgattaaaatgaaataattaaaccCCCTACatacatttttatttcattattaatttttttaagtctcTTTTtcttgagaaattattttatagaccCTTTTCATCGTATCATCTTTGgtctttttttcaattatttaatgacatttatgtaatttttttatgtcattgacacataattttagtaaaatttttttactttgaacctcaaattttgaatcaTGAATCTCGAACCTCAAACCCTAAACATTTAGATTCAGggtttaaagtaaaaaaaattaccaaataaaaaattattaaaatattattaaataattaaaaatagaccataaataatatgataaaaaaggtagataaaatatttttttttcctttatataaATTGGAGGCCATTGACTTTAGATTTCTCTGATCTAAAGAAAGTCTCTTTTTGTTAGGAAGATGCAAGCAATCAATCGAATGGgttgactttttttttcctttccaaaCAAAATTAAGTGAGCTAaggattaattattttaaaatatagagATTACTTATAATTAAAAATTGCTTTTGGAATTAAACTGTTGCTTTCTACttgctttaaaaaataaaaaaataaaatattattgtgAATTTGATGAGAAGTAACCATCaaccaatatttttttaattatgattttaataaattataacaatttggatataatataatatataattgtttgattaaattattCCAAAAGAATTTTTTAGGAAtattaatgaattaaatataccattttcaTGTTCCATGGAGAgagaaattttatttataattattatttaacttattaaacgaatataaattaaaaaaatcaatttgttgGTAAATTTATTTATGAAGATTCGACTTTTAAAGTATGAATCACAATATGTTTACACGACATAAACATTATGAAATGTAACTCGTGATTTTTTGTTTGGACACTTCATGGGATCAACACCTCGACCGATGAGTAAATACATTGTCCAACAAATCTTGCAATCTATCCCTTACCGTTTATCAAACGGACCACTACCTGTTCATTCTAtcctatatatataaaaaagtttttATATACATCATGGCATCACTTTATGTAAACTACACTAGTCTACAAATGCCCCAACCATGAAACGATAAGTAATATTTTGGGACAAGCAAAATGCCCTAATATAAACTAGGGTCTTGATAAGATGGTTAAAGTTCTCCGAAATATCAGACTTTCCTACTTAACTAAACCTCCATCTTCCTTTCAATGCCCTACCACTCATCTCCGACCATTGAACGACTCTCCGTTCAATTCCATCACCTCATTGATGTGAAAAAACATCTaacacaaaaaaataacaaaatttattcgTTTGTGAAAAGATATATAACTATAAAATACAAAGATGATTATAATATACAACATACATACACAAACCCGTCTTGCCGTATAAAAGGACCGTTGCAGTCCGCCCTTTTGGAATGTATTTAGCATTTGAACGTGTTGTTTTCATTTACAATTCCTTCAACATCttcaataaaaatgaaagaagagTAGCAATCAGAAAACAGAGCCAAAGCATCAAAATTTGTTGATCAAAGCCATGCAACCAAGTCCCACAAAACAAAAAACCATGACCAATCAATCCAAATCCAAGTCTTCATGGGGTTCAAGCATGGTGCAGAACTTCAAAGCTGACAAGAAACCCAAGGCTCACATTGTCACACTCCAAACCAAGAAGCTCCCTTTATCAAATTCAGATGCTGCAAATGCAAAACAAAAGAACCCATCAGTGGTTTCTCATTCTAGAGCTGTGGAGATATCAAAGGAAGCGAAATCAACGAGGAACCTTGATATAGAAGCTGTGGAACTGAGGAGATTGAACAAGGAGTTGCAATTGGAGAAGAGGAGCCTTGCTTTAAAGGTTTCTTCTTTGGAGACTCAATTGGCTTCTCTTGTCAAAGTTAATCAGGTATATTTTCATTaatgaggtatgttttgaagTATACATGTTCGATATAATGCATGTTCATATGAATACGAAGATAGACCTTTCAATAGACAAGCATGTTAAAAAGCTTTTAAACTATTAAGGGTAAAAGTTGGCTGTGGTATGGTAGCTTTTAAAATTAGTATAGTAATtactttaaccctcaacatttacacattatgtaatgtagtttattattattattatcattattttttaattttgcttttctttgtgacattgaggattaattttaaaagaataagataaaaatatattaaataatgtgattatattaagggttaaattgctattatgccaattttaaaagttgccaacatgacaaaaaaaaatagttgagtgatcattttgtaacttttcataattgagtgttcaaaaaagaaatttactaatagtttgaTGACTACTAATGTGGTTTACCCAAATATTAAACATATCCATGTTTGCATACATACTATATCCAGCAATCACACTCATGTTGTTATGGGTTTTATCAGAGAGATGTTGTTGCAAAATTAAAAGCTGAGGCATCAATGTTGAGGCACACAAATGAAAACCTCGGTAAACAAATAGAAGGTTTACAAATGAGGCGGTTGAATGAGGTTGAGGAGCTTGCATACTTGAGATGGGTTAATTCTTGTTTAAGAGATGAACTAAGGAACTCAAGCTCAGAAAACAATGgtataaagagattaaatttaattaaaaagataaagaaaTGGCCTTTTAGCAGCCATGATTCTTCAACCATAGATCATGCAGCTAATCATGTGGAAAAAGATTGGAAAGGACAATCTAATGGCATTATGTGTAGAAAAGAAATGGGAGAGGATGGGACAATTCAAAGATTGCAGCTCTTGGGAAATTGTGATGAAACTAACGAGAAAAGGGCTTCGAGGATTCCAAATACTCCTCCGAAACCTTCAAGTTCAGTTTCTAATGGACCTAAAGAGGGAGGTTGTACTCAAATTCCGCCCCCtcctccacctccacctccatCTCGGAAGTTTTCGGAGAGAAGCGGCATAGGATCAGTGCAGCCAGCTCGTCAAGTAGTTGAGTTTTATCATTCACTGATGAAAAGAGTATCTAGAAAGGATTCTCACAATGGAGGACCACATGATGTGCCTGATGTTGCAAATGTTCATAGCAACATGATTGGTGAAATTCAGAACAGATCATCACATTTGCTTGCTGTAAGTACCTTCTACTCCTTCcaacatatttatacataataCACATGTTTAGAATTATGTATGAATTGTTTATAGCATCATTTTCTTGTTCTGCAGATTAAGGCTGATGTTGaaactcaaggagaatttgtgAATTCATTGATAAAAGAAGTCAATAATGCTGTTTATCATAACATTGAAGATGTAGTAGCATTTGTCAAGTGGCTTGATGATGAACTTTCCTATCTAGTAAGTTTCTATTTTATTGAGATGACAACATTGGCTGTTGCTGTTAGCTTTacttaaaattttgcatatgaTCGCCACATTTTCATTTTTGCTCAAGTATTGGTGTTggataaatatttctaaaaatggGTTTATTGATAAGATCTTCAAGTGCCCcaaatatgtgaaattttttataaaaaagtttaatATAATCATGTTAGACATGAATGGGAGAAATCTTGTGCATGCATGGATGTTCTATCTAAGATCTAACCATACTTAAAtgtcctttttttctttttttttaaagtattatgGAGGTATTGTATTAAAAGTGTATTTTgcttcttttattaaaaaaagtgtaaattaatcattacattaaattaaataacaaattgATCCTTTTGTTAAACAATCCATCTATTTTTATACTCTTTGAAAGGTTGATGAAAGGGCAGTTTTGAAGCACTTCGAATGGCCAGAAAAAAAAGCTGACACATTAAGAGAAGCAGCATTTGAGTATGGGGATCTCAAGAAATTGGAGTCTGAGATTTTATATCACAAAGATGGTGATAGTGATTCAACAATGCCTTGTGATATTGCCTTAACCAAAATGGCTACTTTATTTGAGAAgtaattaaatctaaaataacTGTTGTTTATGGCTTGCTTAATAGAAAAACCTTTGAactaaaaatttgttttgaatttcCAGGATCCAACGTACAGTTTATAGCATAGTTCGTACAAGAGATTCATTGATGCATAGCTGGAAGGAATTCCAAATTCCCACTGATTGGATGCTTGACAATGGGATTATAAGCAAGGTACTTCAGACcgaatttaaaaattcttttaagggattaaaattgaattataaattttttagggatcatatattaatttatgattttatcattttttaaaaagactaaacaattttttttattttaaggggtcacaatataattttatcatatataaatttataatttaatgatttttaaagggCTTAAATACAATTTTCCATTTTGGGCAGGCACTTTTGCATTGGCCTCTCAATATTGACATTCATATATATGGTAAAACAAGCATAAGAACACGAAATCTTGAGTATTTAGGTTCAAGTTTTGCTGTGCATAAATTCTCTTTTAGGTTATTCTGGCTCTGTTTGAAtataattaagttttttaatttgtattgagTTTATTATAGTTCTACTTAATGGGTCATTTATTATTTGTTGTTTCAACTATACTTACTTAATACTCCTTTAGAAAAAGTATAAGAATATACAAAATATTGGTCAATGAACCTCTAAATTTTGACATATTAGTCAAGTTTTCACTTTCTTCAAAGATAGTTTGGGTTCAAATAAcaacttacaaaaaaaaataataactaagtttatattttaaattagtctctaaactttaaaatattttaattgaatctttaaaatatcaaccttatatcaatcaagtccttccgtcaatttaattattaatttaagcatTAAACCCCAATTTAGATTTTGcatgaaacatatttaaaacacatgGATGTAATGGTAAATACACATCGACTTATTGTATTGACAATTTCGAACTGACATGATTTAAAAGAAAGAGAAGTGTTTTATTTTTAACACATTAGGTctaaattatttatacaatatgtgcacatatatttataatatgatCAATATATTTTAGAAATGTTTGAAGTTATACGTTTAATGCTTAAACTAATAACTAGTTGATAAAATTACCTAATTGAAAATTTCAATGATTGATTTCAGATTAAGCAAGGAACGGTGAAATTGGGAAAGAGGTATATGAAAAGGATAGCCATGGAAGTGCAGTTGAAAGCAACCATGGAAAAGGATGATCCTTCCATGGATTATATGCTTCTTCAAGGTGTCAAATTTGCTTTCAGAATACATCAGGTTtgttatttaactaaaatttataaacctttttttatatattggttttactcaaacatatatatatatgcagttTGCAGGAGGATTTGATGATGAAACAATGCATGCATTCGTGGAACTCAAAAACCTTGTCGACCTCCTCAGCAACAATCAGCAGACAAAGAAATGAACAGTGTTTTGTCTATGATTTGCTCTTGTTGTAATGACTGACCGAATGGAATGAATCTCACCAACATTGCAAATAATAGCAATGGAGGTTTTGACATGATGTAACAATTGCCATTGATGCAAAAACTCCAAACTCTGAACTCTCACTCAGTCCCAATAGTAGTGTTGATTGAGATTTGGAGAATTTACTTCCtatatatttgtttatacatCCTTAAATCACATGGTAACGTAAAGTAAAATGTTTTCGCAgcctcaaaattaatattttttaatttttattttaaattttgtcacATAAAATTTACATCTTTTTAATAACAAAGGGGTCTTATGGATACAACATCAATAACTGGAGGAtgtgattaaaatattttaaaatataggaTTTAACTCTCAATATATATACCTTCGTCTTTGCATGCTTTGCATCATACATTTCACcatttaatataataatgaacATGTCAACCGCTGTTACAGCATCATCTTCTCCACCAACATTTCCCATCATCAAATCACTGAGTCCGTTCGTTCAGTGCCATTATCGCCACCGTCGGACGTCCCATCTTTAAGCCGATACGAATCTCAGAAGCGGCGTGACTGGACTACGTTCGGAAACTACATGAAGAACCACTGGCCGCCGTTGGTTCTCTTCCGCTGCAGTGGAGCTCACGTCCTTGAGTTCCTCAAATGCTTGGATCAGTTCAGGAAAACCAAAATCCATGTGCGAAACTGTGTGTTCTTTGGCCACCTTCACCCACCAGCACCATGCCCTTGCCCTTGGATGCGCTTTGTTGACCACCTACTTGCAGTACTTTGCATCAAGTTTGATTTACAACTAGTTGGATGCAACATTTCAGTGCATGTATTATTGcgatttgacatatcaaattttCTTTTGTGTGCATTGACATATCAAATCTTTGGCTTTTCATatccatttttatatatttgatataacCAATATtagattcttttttattttaaaattaaaaattcaggaTTGGGTTaggaaactttaaaaaaaaaatcaattcaatcttgagttatttctcttttaattttattactattttatttattttaattaaaatttctaactttttgacttgtatttaatattttagttttgtAAAAAATGGATGTATTATAAATTATCAAGAATTTCTTTTGGGTCTcacataaaagaaaatttgggatctaaaattaaaattttaaataaaatttaatttgaaatgagcttaaatataaacacataaaatatagaaaaaatctaatttataattaataattgggttcattttttttttactaattaattaCCAAATGCCATCATTATTTATTAGTGGTACATCTTTACCAATCCATACCTATTATCTTTTCATTAGAAGTATTCGTGGATCGAACAGCTTAGCTcacaaaattgaatttaattttaaattttttaattccaGATCGACTTGATTGATAGATAATATCGAATTTTCGGCCCAAAAACAAAGGAGGAAATGGGTATCTAAGGAGgagttttctgttttttttttcttgtttttaaggCTTTGTGAGAGTGGGTGAAGGACTAATGAGTAAGTCTTTTCGATTATTAGGCTTCATATTGAAAAGGAAATATATGGACCCTATTATTTGAATCAGTCAATTGAAATGGGTTCTGGTTTGGGCTTTACATCCATCAATTATGAGTCTCTCAATGTCTCACACGTTGGGTAATTTTTTTCTATGCTTGTTAACAATGAGTATGCATTAATATTATTaccaattatatataataattatatttgattcACTTCTAGtgtataattatatgttttattagtGAATTAGATCAtggaatattataaaaaaattaaaattaatttaatgtatttttatttttaactatgAATTCTTATCTCGTTCATTAATAATGCATAGAATTATACACCGTCAATGAATCAGATACTAATCCTTAGacataaataaaatgatgaaagaaCCTGTCATATTCCTCTATAATAGGGATTGGATGAAATTCTTCCATTATTAAATGAATCAAGTCAATCCTTCTATGGCAGAGGTAATAACTCCTTTTTTTTTACAGttcaacttaaaataaaataaattcggTATCTAcgtaaccaaaaaaaaataacattataatgGACTTGAATTTTAACGGTACTGacaattcttaaaaattcacataatcattttaattaaaataaaatatttaaaccaatTAATGTCATTATAAAATTGAAGTATCAAACTATGTCAAGATTAAAGTATATAGATGAAATCTTAAATTTGAGCGAAATATAATGACCATATCGAAAATTAACCATTCTTATATTTTAAAAGGTAGAGGGATTGAAACTAAAATTTGCCCATAATAttctcaagaaaaaaaaataatgataatatgagtatttaattaaaaatgtataaaaatattttagagtcaacatatatgaattaaaatatatattgcaTATTATCCTAAGAAGCTAATGTCATTGTCCAAATATCATAGGACCGACCAAAGGCCAATGGTCCCACTAACACATTGACACATGTAATTATGCTTATCTCAAAATTTGATCATCAAAACCATATAATTTAACACAAAACACAACCatcaaatcataatttctttattccaattcttttggcttttatttaatttctaaagcTTATGATTATATTAAGGAAAATATGATTTAGAAAAAGTTGTTCATGGGACCATATActatgaatgaaatgataaaaatgagaatgtgttattttgttttctttttctatcaatattttacatgccaaagttgagATCACCATTCATGCTCATTTTAGCTTCGGGTCTCATAATTACTCTTATTCATTAGACATGAAATGATAAAAAACAGTTACACGTTTATTACAATATTGATACATTTCCTAACAAAAAAAAGAGTGGAGGATGGGGGCATTGActtttcaaaaatgaaaaatttacttATATAGTCCcaatagttttttaaaaaaaaatcacaagttaaaaatatatatattcatttgtaTCCCCTAAAACAGTTTCTTGGCTTCGCTCCTCTATCAAAACTGTGAGATGTTTGTCGATCAATGAAGCTTCAGACATTGTTAGCAAAGGCTGAGCTTTAGGTCCTATTATGTTCGTCTATTTTCTTTATATTGATTTGATTTCTTCCTATAATTACTTGAATACAGTATCATATTTGTATTTATAAATTACCCacaatttatttctaataaaaaaatatattgattattatagTTGTTATGGTTGTTGGTTCTCTATAAGTGGTTTTAGTACAAAATTTCTAGATTCCCCACTATGTCAAAGTGTCAAACGATATACAAGTACACTATTTATTCTTTTTTGTGTGTTAGTTCAAAACTAGATATGTAAAACAAAGATTGACCAAAGGGATGCATAAAATTAATTAAGCATTAAATGATGCATATGTAtttagatttagggtttagggaatTGGTGTTTGATATAAGGTATAATTAAAAGAAGAGCATGTGGTCAGCATGCCTGAATATAGTAAATTGAGATGATGGTCAAATCTCGAAAGcttttgaaaataaaggcaagTGGGGTTTTAATTATAGATATGCATGTAATGTCATCAACAAATAACTCCAAATTTAATATGGTTTCTTTTCAAAATGATGAGCAATAGTATCAGCCATAAAACCCCATTTGCTTTCTTCtcttgtaataaatatatttacgaCTCTTTCCATGGCCTTCATTGAGTTTTAATTCAGTTGGCATCTgggtaaatttgaaatttttcttgaaattgaattataattttttaaaaattaaatatatatttttttaattttgaggttaaagtgtaattttaccgtAAATAAAGAtattatttaatgatttttaagggGAATGATCTGCAATTTTTACATTAGGACCCTTGGTTGACATTGTTACCATTACAATAATCAAGGGAATGTGAATTCGAATGCCTTAAAACGCATATCATCCTTCAATCGACTAGAAGTTTATGAGTAGTTTAagacttttattaaaaaatgaagttaaagaaaaaaaaactcaatagtGTACACTCTTAGcatttaacctaaaattattagtattctatttcggtaaattttgagatttaatctcaAAACTTAAAGTTAAAATCCTCCCATTTGCCTTCATCCCTATAATTGAATGTCACATCATATGAAGGCATCTTAATTAACATGTTATATCGACAAATGTTCGAAAAATGCTAATGACTTTAgaattttaaattgtaaatgtaaaaagaatatattttattttttaagtacaTAAATTAAATGTCAAATTTGATCAAGGTGACAACCTATTTTAATtcaagttaaatattt includes these proteins:
- the LOC121208506 gene encoding nucleolar protein 6-like; the encoded protein is MQPSPTKQKTMTNQSKSKSSWGSSMVQNFKADKKPKAHIVTLQTKKLPLSNSDAANAKQKNPSVVSHSRAVEISKEAKSTRNLDIEAVELRRLNKELQLEKRSLALKVSSLETQLASLVKVNQVYFH
- the LOC107925002 gene encoding protein CHUP1, chloroplastic, with protein sequence MLRHTNENLGKQIEGLQMRRLNEVEELAYLRWVNSCLRDELRNSSSENNGIKRLNLIKKIKKWPFSSHDSSTIDHAANHVEKDWKGQSNGIMCRKEMGEDGTIQRLQLLGNCDETNEKRASRIPNTPPKPSSSVSNGPKEGGCTQIPPPPPPPPPSRKFSERSGIGSVQPARQVVEFYHSLMKRVSRKDSHNGGPHDVPDVANVHSNMIGEIQNRSSHLLAIKADVETQGEFVNSLIKEVNNAVYHNIEDVVAFVKWLDDELSYLVDERAVLKHFEWPEKKADTLREAAFEYGDLKKLESEILYHKDGDSDSTMPCDIALTKMATLFEKIQRTVYSIVRTRDSLMHSWKEFQIPTDWMLDNGIISKIKQGTVKLGKRYMKRIAMEVQLKATMEKDDPSMDYMLLQGVKFAFRIHQFAGGFDDETMHAFVELKNLVDLLSNNQQTKK